The genomic segment CCTGCTGCGGTATATTCTTGAGGCGCAGCTCGGCAGGGTCGATATGAAGCATATTTGCAAGTTGGTTTACGGTGGATTCTACCGCAAAACAGCCCTGTGTGGCACCGTAACCGCGAAATGCACCTGCTGCCATGGTGTTGGTATAAACAACATCGTAAGTGAATTTAAAGGCATTTGCCTTGCTGTAGAGAGGAATGGTTTTGTGCCCGGTAAGCCCCACCGTTGTAGAGGCGTGCTCGCCGTATGCACCCGCATTCGAGAGCGTATGCAAAGAAATTGCTTTGATAATACCGTCCTTTGTTGCACCGAGCTTAACAGTCATACGCATTTGGTGACGGCTGTTGGATGCCGCAAATGACTCCTGACGAGTAAATATCATCTTGGCAGGTTTGCCTGTTTTCATCGTAACAAGTGCGGGAAACAGTTCGCTTACCATGGTCTGTTTTGCACCAAACCCGCCGCCGATACGCGGTTTTGCCACACGCACCGCCGTTTGCGGCAACCCCAGTGCATGGGCAATGGTTCTGCGGCAGTGAAACGGAATTTGCGTGGAGCTTACCACATTGAGCCGCCCATTGCAGTCAAGGTAAGTATAGGTGCGAAATGTCTCCATCATTGCCTGCGCGTTTGCCTTTGTATAGTAGGTCTCTTGCAAAACTACATCGCATTTTGCAAATTCTGCGTCTACATCGCCTGCAATATCCGAACCGCTTGCAACTAAATTTTTGGCAGGATTACCGCCGATATCAAAATTGTTATGGTAATCATCTTCTTTATGGATAACTGTTTTATGGTCTTTGGCTGTTTCAAAATCAAGCAAAGGCTCCCGCACATCGTACTTTACGTGAATCATTGACAGTGCCTTATCAACGGCTTTTTCATCTCTGCCGGCTACAATCGCAACCGGGTCGCCTACATAGCGCACTACCTGCTCGAGAATATAACGGTCGTAGGGGCTTGGCTCGGGGTAACTCTGGCCCGCCAAGGTGTAACGTATTTTCGGCACATCTTGGTAAGTAAGTATGCACTCAATCCCGTCCACTCGAAGTGCCGTATCTGTTTTAATCGACTTTATTTTTGCAAAAGCATGCGGGCTGCGCAAAACTTTAACAACAAGGCACCCTTGAGGAACAATATCATCGGTATAAACACCTTTACCGGTGGTCAAAGCCATGCCATCCAATTTTGGGATGCGCTGATTAACCTGTTTGAGTTGAATTGCTGACCTCATTTGCTCTGATCCTCCAAATATTCCTGAATTGCTCGGATATGGCTGGTATAGCCGGTACAGCGGCAGAGATTACCCGCCAAATACTCTTTAATTTGCTGTTCGGTGGGGTTTTTCAGTTCACGTTTCATGGCAAGTACACTCATAATAAAACCGGGGCTGCAAAAGCCGCACTGCTCGGCACCCTGATTTACCATATAACGCCCAAATTCTGCCGCCTCATCTTGCAGCCCTTCCAGTGTGGTGACCTGCTTACCGTCTGCCCTTGCAGCAGGATAAGAACATGACAATACAGGTGTACCATCTACCCACACCGTACAAAGCCCGCAGTTATCGGTATCACAGCCGCGCTTTACGCTTACAAAACCGTATTTACGCAAAAAGTCAATCAGCATCATATCGTTGGGGATATGTTTATCAAACAGCTTATCGTTTACTGTAATTTTTACTTTCATTTGCTTGTATCCTCCCTGCACTGCTGCACCGCACGTTTTACCAGCACCGATGCCAACAGTTTACGGTATTGTGCCGATGCACGCATATTACTGCCAAATGCGAGTTCTTCTGCCGCAGCGTTGCCCGCTTGTTCTGGTGATGCCCCCTGCGAGAGCAGCTTGGCAGCATTTTGTGCAAGCGCTGCTCGTGCCGGCCTTGCGCCAACCGATACTTTCCAATCTGCTGCAAGTTTACTTACGGCAACAGCTAGTACCGGAAAATCGGTAACAGAATTGCGCATACTTTGGTATGCTGCAACGCGGCCGTCATCTGCAATGATAATTTGCTTTAAAATATCGCGCTGCGGGGGAAGTTCAATGAACTTCTCCAGTGTCATCACCCCGCCAAGGTGCAATTCCACACTGGTGTTAAGCGCAAGCAGTGCAGTTAAGATATCGGAGAAACCATAACGCGAGAATACACTGGCACCAACCGTTGCTATATTGCGGAACTGTACACCAACAATGTTTTTTACACATTGGGGTAGGATACCGCCGAACCGTTTTTGCAGCAATGGGCTGGTTTCCAGCTCGCGCAATGTAGTGGTTGCACCGATAAGAATTTTGCCATCGCTCTCGGTTATATAACTCAGATTTAAACGGGTAAGGTCGATTGCTGTGCGAATGCGCTTATGCCCCATTTTAAGCCAGCAACATCCGCCAAGCACTGTATTTTTAGAATCCTTTTGCAGCAGTTCGCAGGCTTCATCCAGTGATTGTGCAAATTGATAACTTTTAACTGTATACACGTATATCCCCCTGTTTTATAATATAGCAAACAAAAAAGAACCCCCCATAAACGAGGAGTTCTTCACAGAAAAACAGACTCCATGCAAAAGCTGCAATGGAGCCGATATTCTCTATAAACCCTCGTAGCCAGTCAATTTACGGTTGACAGGTAGAAACTTTTGGACCATATCTCCAAATTTATACGACGGATTTATTATAGCATTAAAGCAGGCTTGCTGTAAACACTCTGCATCAAAAAATGTCGTTTTATGCAACAGGAGTTTTATGGGAATTAAAAATATAGTACTATTCAATGTATTTTTTTAATCTGCTATCTTTTATAAACTGCAAACTGCTAAGCTTTTTTACCAACCTCTATCATGCGCGCACAGCTTGCATCCACTGCATCCATAACAGTTGCGCGAAAAGCGCCTTTTTCTAAAGCACGCACACCTGCAATGGTGCCACCGCCGGGTGAACAAACATTATCTTTTAAAATGGCAGGGTGCGTGCCTGTTTGCAGTACCATCTCTGCCGAGCCTGCCAAAGCCTGCGCCGCAAGCTTGATTGCCATTTCGCGCGGTAAACCCTTTTCTACACCGCCATCGGCAAGAGCCTCGATGAACATATAGGCAAATGCGGGG from the Hydrogenoanaerobacterium saccharovorans genome contains:
- a CDS encoding xanthine dehydrogenase family protein molybdopterin-binding subunit, which gives rise to MRSAIQLKQVNQRIPKLDGMALTTGKGVYTDDIVPQGCLVVKVLRSPHAFAKIKSIKTDTALRVDGIECILTYQDVPKIRYTLAGQSYPEPSPYDRYILEQVVRYVGDPVAIVAGRDEKAVDKALSMIHVKYDVREPLLDFETAKDHKTVIHKEDDYHNNFDIGGNPAKNLVASGSDIAGDVDAEFAKCDVVLQETYYTKANAQAMMETFRTYTYLDCNGRLNVVSSTQIPFHCRRTIAHALGLPQTAVRVAKPRIGGGFGAKQTMVSELFPALVTMKTGKPAKMIFTRQESFAASNSRHQMRMTVKLGATKDGIIKAISLHTLSNAGAYGEHASTTVGLTGHKTIPLYSKANAFKFTYDVVYTNTMAAGAFRGYGATQGCFAVESTVNQLANMLHIDPAELRLKNIPQQGEKMPAYYNETLSSSMLENCIKKGKQMIGWDQKYPSVQVDDHRVRGVGMSITMQGSGISNIDVASVAIRLNDSGFYTLMIGATDMGTGCDTILAQMAAELMHCPISRITVDGVDTDHSPYDTGSYASSTTYVTGMAVVKACAQLTSMIKEEGARLLEIPTVLAEFDGDRVYSSADRTHAISLDKLAQSLVGGKPGNWLCANASHCSPTSPPPMMAGFAEVEVDTETGELKLLDYVGVVDCGTVVNPNLATVQAEGGIAQGIGMAMYEDIQYNEYGKMSNDSFMQYKIPSRLDVPNIRVAFESSYEPTGPFGAKSIGEIVINTPSPAIADAVFNAVGVRIQSLPITAEKIKLAMLQQNE
- a CDS encoding (2Fe-2S)-binding protein, which codes for MKVKITVNDKLFDKHIPNDMMLIDFLRKYGFVSVKRGCDTDNCGLCTVWVDGTPVLSCSYPAARADGKQVTTLEGLQDEAAEFGRYMVNQGAEQCGFCSPGFIMSVLAMKRELKNPTEQQIKEYLAGNLCRCTGYTSHIRAIQEYLEDQSK
- a CDS encoding FAD binding domain-containing protein; translated protein: MYTVKSYQFAQSLDEACELLQKDSKNTVLGGCCWLKMGHKRIRTAIDLTRLNLSYITESDGKILIGATTTLRELETSPLLQKRFGGILPQCVKNIVGVQFRNIATVGASVFSRYGFSDILTALLALNTSVELHLGGVMTLEKFIELPPQRDILKQIIIADDGRVAAYQSMRNSVTDFPVLAVAVSKLAADWKVSVGARPARAALAQNAAKLLSQGASPEQAGNAAAEELAFGSNMRASAQYRKLLASVLVKRAVQQCREDTSK